Below is a window of Candidatus Dependentiae bacterium DNA.
CTTTCACAATAATCTCCGGTTTTTCAAATAAACTTTTTGTAGATGGTTGCAATATAAAAGTATGATTCCAGCGGCTTGTTTTGAGCTGCTCAACAATATTATGCTGCGGTGCTAATTGCCATTGAACGCTGAGTGCGCTCAAAAGTTCTTCCATTTTTTTTGGCATTACGGGCCACAGCAAAAGAGCAATCGTATGCAAACTATGGCACGTTGAAGAAATTACCTGCTCAAATAATTTAGGGTCTGTTTTTGCTAATTTCCAAGGTTCATTTGCATGGAAATAACTATTTACTTGATTGATATAGCGCCATAAACGGCCCAGCGCAATATGCATCATATATTCGTTCATATGTTGCCCATATTCTTCAACCATATCCCAACAATCATTGCGCAGCGCAAGCGCCTGTTCAGCAAGCACTTCGTGCGGGCCAACTTCAGTTAATTGATATTTGTGCGCAAGAACAATAACGCGATTGAGTAAATTTCCCAAATCGTTAGCAAGTTCACTTCCGATTGCTTTTTCCAAATCTTCAATATGAAATGGAGAATCTTGCGTTACCGCCAAATGGCGCATCAAATAGTAGCGCACCGGATCCGCTCCATATTTTTGGTAAAGCACTTGGGGGTCGACCACATTGCCAAGCGATTTGGACATTTTTTGGTCGCCAACTTTTATCCATCCATGAACGAGCAATGTTTTTGGCAATGGCAAACCGCTTGCCATTAAAAATGCAGGCCAATAGACCGCATGGAAACGAATAATATCTTTTCCCATTACTTGAAGATCGGCAGGCCACCATTGATTAAATTGTTCTTCGCGTTGCTCACCTTGGCCCCATCCGATAGCGGTTATATAATTGTTCAGCGCGTCGGCCCAAACATAGACAACATGCTTTTCGTCATCCGGAAATGGAATGCCCCATTTAACGGTGGTGCGCGAAATACTTAAATCTTTTAAACCAGATTGCACAAAACTAATAACTTCATTTAAACGTTCTTTGGGCGTAATAAAATGAGGGTGCGATTTATAATATTCAAGCAATCTATCTTGATAAGCGGATAACTTAAAAAAGTAACTTTCTTCAGAAATATAACTTGTTTCCCTGCCGCACGAAGGGCAGAGCGGGCTACCTGTATGAATTTCGTTCTCTTCAACCGTAACAAACGCTTCATCTGAAGTGCAATACCAACCGGTATAAACCGATTTATAAATATCTCCCTGCTCACGCAGTTTTCTAATCCATTTTTGTACAGCAAGAACATGATTATGATCGGTTGTGCGCACAAAATAATCGTACGCAATTTCGTATTCATCCCAAACGGTTTTATATGCTGGTACAAAATGATCAACAAATGTTTTTGGGTCTTTGCCAGCAGCCTCTGCAGCTTGAGCAATTTTTTGCCCGTGCTCATCGGTGCCGGTTAAAAAAAATGTTTTTTTACCTTGCAGTTTTTGCCAGCGCGCAGCGACATCCGCAATCAAGGTAGAATAAAGGGAGCCCAAATGAGGCTTTGCAGTAACATAATAAATGGGAGTAGTAACATAAAAACGATCGCGATGCGCCATGAGAAACACCTAATAACAAAAGTATTCTTTTTATGATCATCGTAATGGAAAAAGAATATTTAGGCAAAAAGACCCTTCGATACAATTTTTCGCAACGCTCAAAATCACTCAGGGCGAGCGGGGGGAGGAAATGTTTCAGTTGCGCTCATCCTTCGATACAAATGCTATCCATCTTCGTTCTTCGAGCTTCGCAGTGCAGGTCGCATTCACGCGGGACGAGCGCTTCAGAAAAAAAATTGATTAATTGCGCTCGTGGTGAGTGATTTTGAACGCAGTGAGAAATTGTATCGAACCATGCGCAATAAAAAAACCCCGCGACTTTTCATCGCGGGGCGTTTGTTAAGTTTTTCTAAGTGTTTAGAAATAAATCATCATACCAAGATACCAATCGGTATCTTTCATAGAATTTTTGCCAGCAAACGTATGCATCCAACCGCCAAATATTTCTGCATAATCACTTTGGTGGAAAATTTCAGCTCTGATCCTATGCGCTGTCACGTTCGTACGATTTTCTGCAACCGCTGGATCGAGCAATGCAGGATTTCCTAGGAAATCAATAAGTTGGCCCATGACGAAATTAACGTGATCATGACCTTTTACATATACTTGGTAGCCTAAATCAAGCCCAACACGCGGATTGCAAACTGGCAAGAACGTAAAATCTATATCGCCGACAAAATATTGCCATGAAATATCTGCTTCAGTTGTAGGCCCGAGACCCTTAACGGTTGAACCTTTAAACGTCGCTGCAATTTCCTCGCGAGCAGGAGCAACATAATAGTAACGGCCATCCGCTTTAATATGAAGCCAATCAAGCCCTTCCCATCCTGCGATAAATCCAAGATAGGGCTCCCAGTGCCCATTATTTCCAGTTGACTGCTGCAGAAGCAATTTTGGATTTTTAATTTTTTTGCCAGTTGGTGCACGTACGCCTAACAAACCTTCGCCAAAGAAATCGCACCAATAGCGCTGAAAATAAAGCTCAAGATTGAGATCGCCTGGGCCTATCGTGCGCTGCGTATTAAAATCAAAACCAAATCCTTGGAAGAATTGAAGTGCCGAACTATTTGGTAATCCTTTAATAATAGCTTTTATCGCGGTTTGAATATTTCTCGCGTCATCAGCTATATCAAAGACCCCTCCAGTCACGGCAGCAGTCGGCAATACCCACAAACGTCTTTGATTCGCGAGATTAGCACCGAGTGGAGCATAGTTTGTGCCATTATCAAAGTGGGCACGCGAATTAGTCGCCAAGCCTGATCCATCGGCAGCCAGATTCGGCAACCCTGCAGCTACTACTTTGTTAATAGTAAAAGGAGCAGTTGGAACAGTACCAACATCTTTTGCTATAACGTTGACTGGATACGGAACCATATTAATTTGCGTAACATTATTCTGGTTCATCAGAATAGGCTGCTGAAATTTGATAAGAGGCTCTTGGGGAGCGTTTACGGTTAAACGCAAACTTGCCAAAAAATCCAAACGATACGCAAAAGCATCTTCTATCACCTGCACCAGAGGAGAAATACCTCCTTCTGAAAGCACTTGCTCGCGTTCCATTCTACACACTTTATCAAGTGAGCCATCTTCTAAATCTGCACAGCAACTATCAAGTTCCATTTCAATATCGCGATATGGAATAGTAGCGCGTAAACCAATGTGCCATTCACAATCACACCCAAAAACAGTATCGACAGTTATGCCAAAAAATGCGCCGCGTTCGTTATAAGAAATACGAGGGCTAAACGTTGAGAATTGCAGGAAGGGATTTAAAGGGTCGATCTCACCAGCCGGAAATGCATTAACTCCTAAAAAATCCTCGAGGCCAAAAATGACCGCATCAAGATTTTCTGTTTTAATCGTTTCGTTATTGCGGAACATATTTTTTGCGGATCGATAATAGCCCGCACCCCAGGTATCTATATTCCAGCAGGTTTCGACATCTTTAGGACGAGGCTGCGGATAATGCCAGTATCCCCACCATAGTGGCAAAGGATTTCTAATTTCCCGGGCACCGATCTCCGCAAATACTGACACCCCAATAAGCACCCCCGCAAGGAGGTGCTTTGTCATCTGGTTTCTCTTCATTCTACTCCTTTAAACATATAATCATCTAACCTTGCAATCTTAAATAGCGTCATTACGATCCACGTATTTCAGTGACTATGTTTATATCACCTGTCGCATCATCAACGTTCAGATGGACAGCGCCACGTGCTAATGAGTAGTCATAGCTCCTTGGATCTGCAGAAGTACCGCCTAAAACGCGCGTATACGGTGTACGGTTGATAACATTATTATGAACATACGCAACAGTAAATACATTGAGATTTGTCATTGCGCAGTTTGCTTTTGGCGACGCATATGAGTCTATTTCTCTTGTCGCCAAATAGGTATACAACGCTAACGGAGTAACGGCTGTAGGTTGCGGAGGTTGAGTAGCATCATTCAGAATATCTTTTGAAGAGAAAATACCAACCGTTAAGCTGCTATTTACGACGCCGTTAAATGTTGTCACTGTTGGATTTAAAGTAATACCCAAACTTGGCCCGCGCAAAATAGTACGCAAATCGGTCATGAAGGGTTCGGCTGGCGTATCAAATGATCCTGAGCGCTTTGGAGAATATGCGTCAAAAAGAGCGCGACCTGTTTTGAAGAATTCATGATCGGTTGGAATCGTTTCGCCTTGCATCAAGATATCCATTAATTTCATAATTAATGGGCGAACCTGATCGGTAGGCACCATAAACGATTCACGCTCAGTTGTCATCAACTTATCGAAGAACTCATGAGCTTTCCCGACGAATGCATCATTAAACTGCACTCTCTCTGGAGCGGTCAAACAATTCTGCATAAGAATCATGTTTCCGCCGCCAAGAATATTGGCAACTATTGGATCGAAGTTGAATGTATAGGAATTAGCAGGCCCAATTGCTAACAGAGAAGCAAGATTGAAGTTTCCTGAAAATATTTGATTATGACGGAAAATCCCTTCAGAGTTGGTAATGCTGATATTGCCCACGTTTGCCAAGCAACCCACAACCCAGTTATTTGGGAAGGTGCTCGTTTTATCAACCATGCCGACGCCCATGCCAAAGAATCCTTGGCGATTGATCTGGAATACGGCACCTATGCCATTAATTGTTAAGTTGAAGTTAACGAGTGCACCTGGAGTATTAAGTGTATTACCAATTTGGAATGCGCCACCTTGAATACTATCGTTACCAATTTCAAAACGGGATCTATCTTGTAAAATCAAACTAATGTTTGTGAAGTTCGTGCAGGTTGGATCGGTTTCCACACCAAAGAATGTATCGTTTGGCACGACGAAGCTTGATGCATCATTAAAGACGATCGTGCCATTACCGATTAACTTTACGCGAATTGGATCAAGATCAGAAACCGACAATCCGGCTTCTTCGCCCAGGTTGAACACGCGCTCTAACGAAAGCGATGCGTTATCGGTAAATACAACGGTACCGCCGCCTAAAATCATGCGCGCGCCTGGCTCAAATACCAAGCTTAAGTTACCCGCAAATTCTATATTTTGCGTAGGAAGTGTGAATTGCGAAAGATCAAGCACACCAGTATTAAGAACATGAATCTCTTTAGGATCTTGCGAATGGAAGCGTAAGGTTTGCGGCGATCCTATACCAAAATTTGGCCCTGGCATTATATGACATACGTTATTAATGATAACATCTTCATTAATCTCAAATGTGCCGCTGCCATTTGCGCATAATTCTACGCCGTTGATACCAAGAACTATCTGAGCAGAATCGGAATCAAGATTACGGTGAACCGTATTAAGTCCAACCACGCCTTCATTTTGAACTACGATGAATGCAACGGGAGCTTCTGCCGTATTGCAGCCAAGCAAGAATACTAATTCACGAATATTACCACCATCAACCAATAGATGAGCCTGATCACCAATACGTGAGCGTTTGATTTGGAACTGATCAACCGTACCTTGAACCGTTGGTAACGATTGCAAGTTTGCCGCGGTTACCGGCGGGCAGAAACATGCACTTGGTGTAAATACTGGTTCATAAGGAACAAAGCTTGGTGTGCCTGTATAATCCTTTGTTACCGCACCCCAATCCATGGTGAAATCTGATAAGAATTGGCCGGCTGGAACTAAGATCGGCGAGTTAGGTGGTGTGAGATTAATATTCCACTGTGTAATGCCGACACGGTTCCGGAAATTCACTTGATTTTCGGGAAGATCAATCACGCCGTTTCTACTGCGGACAACCATCGTTGAGAAGTTAGCGATAGCCAAACGGTCGATCGTAATCGTTCCATTTGCATCAACAAATATTGCCCCTTGGCCCGTTGTACCACTTGTTTCAGGAAGACCAAGAGATCCGCCATGCGTTTCAAACGATAGATAATCACCAACTATTACAAGCGATGGAGTCGTTACCAAGGCAAACGGAATTCCTTGCGTACTGGTTCCCACGGCAGCATCGGTACCGATTGAGATATTACTGTTGTTGCCCAAGAAAATAGTGTGAACAGAGAACTGACCAGTTATGTTTCCCGTAATTCCTTGCGTAATGCATGATGAGTTGTAGCTAACGTCTAAAAGCAATTTTTGCAAAGATGTTACAGCCTGTGCATTTTCTTGGAAAATATCAAGATGTGAATCTTTATCAATGAGTTGACCTGCTGCAGATAAAGAACCTAGATTGGTTCCTAAAATTACGTAGCGACCATATGCGTTATCAATCGCACGTCCGTTTGCATAAAAGAGGAATTCACTTACGTTGCCACCCGGGTTTATCGAATCGTTTGGCACACGAATATCAACGCCAGTAAATCCTGCGCTTGTATTAAAACGAATGAACGCATCGTATAATGCAATCGTTGGACGCTGTTGACCAACAGGATTGCAAAGAACGAATGTTTCACCACCAATGTAGGTTGGCTCAGAATTTAAATCACAACGTCCGAGATTGTCACGCTCGAGCACAATATGATTTACGTCCGTATGCATTATTGAAGCATTTTCAATATTCATACGGTTATTAATAATCCATCCAGCACTGTTATAATGTTGGTATGAACCATCTGCGTTTAACGCAAACGTACGCATTGGAAATTGTGTTTCAGTGCCCTCTACAAATACTGGGCATCCAGATTTTGTAACAGCCAATGAAAGGACATTAAGTCCATTGCTTCCTAATGGATCGCCATCGACATTTAAAATTCCTTCAACATCAAATACTAAATTACCAACGCCCGGTGTTCGTTCCAATGGGCTAATGGTAAATGAAAGAACGAGCGAGCCGTTTACGGTTACAAATTCGGTAAAACTTCCCAGATTATCGGCACCCGAACGGAAATAAATTGCCGATGCGCCTTCCATAACAATATGCGCAGGAATCGCATTAGCATTTTGGAATCCATCTACAACAAATGCTGATGGATTACGGAATTTAATAAAATCTTGCGCGCTTGATGCTTCACCGTTTAAGATCGCCGCCTGTATTAATGGCTGTAAATTACTAAATGGTGTTGTTACAAACGGAACCGCGTTCGTAGTGGTACCTATGTAATTCAAATAGGTTATGTTTTGTAACTCCATCTCTGCATTTGTTCCAAGAATAAATCCTGTTTGTGTTCCAGTTATAAAGAACTGGCCATCACAGAATGGATCTTCCATATAATTCGTGAGAACATTATTTTCGTTAATGACTGTTAAACAAGCAGGTGTTCCAGCACCACTATTTGCATTTTGTATAATGAAGTGTGCATTGCCGCCAGCAGGAACAGCTAAATTAATATCTGATATGAGAATGTTTGGATTATTTAATCCGCCTGCTGCTGTTAATTGATGGCCCATGATATCCACGTTTGCACCATTGAGCAAACGAAGTATCATTAATCCAGCGCCTGTATTAGATGGATCAAACTTAATGAGCGCAGTTTCTG
It encodes the following:
- the metG gene encoding methionine--tRNA ligase, with translation MAHRDRFYVTTPIYYVTAKPHLGSLYSTLIADVAARWQKLQGKKTFFLTGTDEHGQKIAQAAEAAGKDPKTFVDHFVPAYKTVWDEYEIAYDYFVRTTDHNHVLAVQKWIRKLREQGDIYKSVYTGWYCTSDEAFVTVEENEIHTGSPLCPSCGRETSYISEESYFFKLSAYQDRLLEYYKSHPHFITPKERLNEVISFVQSGLKDLSISRTTVKWGIPFPDDEKHVVYVWADALNNYITAIGWGQGEQREEQFNQWWPADLQVMGKDIIRFHAVYWPAFLMASGLPLPKTLLVHGWIKVGDQKMSKSLGNVVDPQVLYQKYGADPVRYYLMRHLAVTQDSPFHIEDLEKAIGSELANDLGNLLNRVIVLAHKYQLTEVGPHEVLAEQALALRNDCWDMVEEYGQHMNEYMMHIALGRLWRYINQVNSYFHANEPWKLAKTDPKLFEQVISSTCHSLHTIALLLWPVMPKKMEELLSALSVQWQLAPQHNIVEQLKTSRWNHTFILQPSTKSLFEKPEIIVKEEPAEETVNSPENGKEAIVAGTPNNNMNYIAIDDFTKVELIVGTVVECVTVDKSDKLYRLQIDFGDKGTRQILSGVRQSFSQDELIGKQGIFVFNLKPRAMVGFESNGMMLFAKDENGRAIMATVGHHVPNGTKIT